The Candidatus Saganbacteria bacterium nucleotide sequence AGAAACCGACAGCCAGTCCCGCAAGGTAGGCCGCACCAAGAGAAGTGGTCTCTATGATTCTCGGTCTTATCACAGCTGTCCCGAGGATATCCGCCTGGAACTGGCATAGCAAATTATTGACCACAGCTCCCCCGTCAACCTTCAATCCATTGATCGTTAAGCCCGAATCCTTTTTCATGGCTTCGATGACATCCTTTGTCTGATAGCACATCGCTTCAATTGCCGCGCGGACAAGATGGGCTCTTTTTGTCCCCCTGGTCAGGCCGCAGATTAATCCTCTGGCTGCCGGGTCCCAGTACGGAGCGCCGAGCCCTGCCAGCGCAGGGACAAAGTAAACGCCTTCATTATCTTTTATTGAAAGCGCCAGTTTTTCCGATTCAGATGCTTTTGTTATCAATTTAAGGCCGTCCCTGAGCCATTGTATCGCTGCACCCGCTATGAAGACAGAACCTTCAAGAACATAGACAGGTTCGCCTTTCGGGCCGCAGCCTAGAGTGGTGATAAGACCGTGTTTTGAATCTATTTTCTCCCTGCCGGTGTTAAGAAGCAGGAAAGCGCCCGTTCCGTAAGTGTTCTTGACCGTGCCAGGGTAAAAACACGCTTGGCCGAACAATGCCGCCTGCTGGTCGCCGGCTATTCCGCAGATTGGTATGCCGGCAGGCAGTTTTCCGGTCTTCACGGTCTCCCCGAACTTTCCTGATGAATTTTTAACTTCGGGAAGGATGCTTTCCGGAATGTTGAATATCTTTAATAGATCTTTGTCCCATTTTTTTTTTTTTATATTTAACAGCATCGTCCTCGACGCATTCGTATAATCCGTTGCATGGACCTTGCCGCCTGTCAATTTCCACAAGACCCATGAATCAGTAGTCCCGAACTTTAATTGTTTAGATTTAAACTTTTTATCTCTTTTAAGTATCCACTCCGCCTTCGTCGCAGAAAAATATGCGTCTATCGGCAGACCCGTCTTTTGTTTTATCTTTCTGCTTAAACCTTCAGCCTTCAACTTTTCACATCTTTTTGCCGTCCTCCGACACTGCCACACTATCGCGTTATAGACCGGTTTCCCTGTTTTTTTATCCCATACGATCGTCGTCTCTCTCTGGTTGGTTATACCTATCGCTGCTATCGATGAAGGATCGATCTTTGAAAGCACTTTTTGGATGGAATTATTCACGCTCTTCCAGATCTCTTCCGGCTTGTGTTCTACCCATCCTGGTTTTGGAAAATATTGGGGAAATTCCTCGTATGCGCTCGCAACGATCGTCCCGTTCTTGTCATAGATGACCGCGCGGCTGCCTGTCGTCCCCTGGTCTATGGAAAGAATGCATCTTTTCAAATCAGTCCTCTTTTTTCAGCCATTGCATAATATCGTCAAATACTTTTTCTCTTCCCTTTTCTATCGAAAGCGCGTGCAGCATCTCGGGATATTGTATAAGTTTTTTATCGTCGACCTTCAGTTTTTTGAATATCTTTTTCGCGGCCGGGGGGTCCACCAGAGTATCTTTATCGTCACCTGCCAAAAGGAACAATACGGGTATCTTTATTTTTTTCGCATTCATCGCCGACAATATCTGAGCAAATATTATTTCAAGAAGAAGTCTTGGGGTTGCGAACCTGTGCTCGTCAGGATTCTGGTCCATGACATTTTGATACTGCGTGTCCCGCGTGCACATCTTTGAATTAAAAGGCACTATGAACTGCTTTCTCGGGGCAAATATCACTGAAAGCAATATCGATATCATCTGGCCAGGAGGGAATTTTATCCTGCTTGCGAACGCCGGAGAGATGCAGATCAGGCCGTCGAACAGGTCGCCATATGATATCGCTATCATGAAAGATATCAGCGCTCCCATGCTTTCGCCGAGGATGAATATCTTTTTTCCGGGATGATCCTTCTTTATCATCTTATAAAGCAAAAGTATGTCTTTATAATAGGTCCGCAGCGAATCGATATGGCCTTTTAATCCTTTTGTCCTGCCGAAACCTTTGAGTTCGACAGCATAAGATGAGACATTGTTTTGTTTAAAATACTCGGAGAGGAATTGCCACCTGCCCGTGTGAGCGCCGAGGCCGTGGACCAGGAGCAACACTGCCTGCGGGTCATCGCACTGTGATTTTATGTATTCTATGCCATCTTCTTTGATAAGCTGGACAACCTGCATGAGGGAATTATAGCATCTTTAAAAAGATCGGATAACCCGGCGGAAAGATAGGTTATAATTGAGTTGTGGAAGATAAAAATTGTTATTCGATAACTGCCAGGGACCTTTTTAAAGCCTTCGGCAAGACCATTGCCGTTGACCATATCAGTTTCGATGTCTCCTGCGGCCAGTGTTTCGGGCTTCTCGGGCCCAACGGTGCCGGAAAGACCACGACAATAAACATGCTTGTGACACTATTGAAGCCTACTTCTGGCAGTGCATCAGTAGCCGGATTCGACGTCATAAAGAATAAGAACGACGTGAGAAAGAGCATCGGCATCGTTTTTCAGGAACCGGCGCTAGATTCAAAGCTCACCGGCAAGGAAAATCTCGAATTCCACGCAATGATGTACGGCATCGGACCGAAAGAAAGGAACGCCAAGATAAAAGACCTCCTGGACCTTGTCGAGCTTACCGAAAAACAAGACGTTCTGGTAAGCAATTATTCGGGCGGCATGAAAAGGCGGCTTGAGATAGCAAGAGGCCTTATCCAGAAGCCCAAAGTCCTTTTCCTTGACGAACCGACGCTCGGTCTTGATTCGCAGACCAGAAGGCTTATATGGGAATATATAAAAAAGCTCAACAAGGAAAAAGGCGTGACGATAATACTGACCACACATTATATGGAGGAAGCCGATTATTTATGCGACAGGATCGCGATAATCGATCACGGCAAGATCGTCGCGATCGACACACCCGACGAACTCAAAAAGCTTACTGGAAAAGAAGATCTGGAGGACGTGTTCATTCATTTTACGGGAAATAAGATTAGAAATATCGAAGAAAGGGAGAGATACTGGTAATGATAGAACTGCGCGCCATCTATATACTCTGGCTTAGGGAAATGAAAAAATTCACCCGCGCGAAGGAACGCATAATCGGTTCAATCGCGATGCCGTTCATGTTCCTGGCTTTTCTCGGGTTCGGGTTTGGCAAGATGTCCATTCCCGGACTCGACAAGAACATCAGCTATATGAATTACCTCGTGCCCGGAACTATCGGCATGAACATGCTTTTCAGTTCGATGTTCGCCGGGATATCGGTCCTCTGGGACAGGGAATTCGGCTTCCTCAAGGAGATAATGGTCGCTCCCGTGAGCAGGATCTCGATAGCCCTCGGCCGCATAGCCGGAGGCGCTACTACGGGGATGATCCAGGGTATTCTGCTCTTTTTCGTCTCTTTCTCCCTCGGGTTCAATATCAGTTATCTCCCGCTGTACAGGATCGTCCCGGGGTTCTTCCTCATGATTGTCTTCATGGTCCTTATGGCCCTTGTTTTTCTTTCCCTCGGGCTGTCTTTTGCTTCCAATATGAAGGACGCACAGGGGTTTGAACTGATAATCAACTTCGTCATGTTCCCTCTTTTCTTTTTATCGGGCGCCGTATCGCCTATCAGCAACCTTCCCGTCTGGATAAGGGTATTTTCGTATCTTAATCCCCTGACGTACGGCGTCGACGGCATCAGGTGGGCTTTGCTCGGCTCGTCGCATTTCCACATCTTCTACGACCTGTTCATCAGCACCCTGGCGGCTTTTTTCATGGTAAGCCTTGCCTCGTATTTCTTTGAAAGGAGCGAGGGTGTATAATTATGCTGATGCAGAAAAATAAGATAAATAACAGGCTTGTTTGTTATTCTGCTCTCATCGCTATTTTGGGAATATTCCTGTACGGGTGCAGCGCAACGCCCGTTCCCGCAGGTCCCCATTCCTTATCCGGGACAGTCAGCGGAGTAAGTCCGGTGACCGTAAATTTGTCCGGCACTTCATCGGGCGCCACTACAACATCTTCATCGGGTTATTACAGTTTTACGGGGCTTGATGACGGTTATTATATCGTGAGGCCTTCAAAGACGGGATATTCCTTTACTCCTTATAGCAGGACTGTCACGGTCGCAAGCGCCGACGCCACGGGCATCAATTTTGATTTAAATGGTCCTCCTGAAACTTCTGAAGCAGAGTAAAAGTCATGGCCCGGCGGCCAACATTAAACCGGAAACTTATTTTTATTCCTGTGGATTTCCTGGACTAAGAACGAACCGGGGACTGAGTTCATTTTAGCAAGCAGCACGTTGAAAGATTCTTCGCCGCTCTTTTCGTTTGGGATATCCGGTTTGCTCTTCACTAAATTGACTATACTATCCGCCATATTTTTTACT carries:
- the glpK gene encoding glycerol kinase GlpK, which encodes MKRCILSIDQGTTGSRAVIYDKNGTIVASAYEEFPQYFPKPGWVEHKPEEIWKSVNNSIQKVLSKIDPSSIAAIGITNQRETTIVWDKKTGKPVYNAIVWQCRRTAKRCEKLKAEGLSRKIKQKTGLPIDAYFSATKAEWILKRDKKFKSKQLKFGTTDSWVLWKLTGGKVHATDYTNASRTMLLNIKKKKWDKDLLKIFNIPESILPEVKNSSGKFGETVKTGKLPAGIPICGIAGDQQAALFGQACFYPGTVKNTYGTGAFLLLNTGREKIDSKHGLITTLGCGPKGEPVYVLEGSVFIAGAAIQWLRDGLKLITKASESEKLALSIKDNEGVYFVPALAGLGAPYWDPAARGLICGLTRGTKRAHLVRAAIEAMCYQTKDVIEAMKKDSGLTINGLKVDGGAVVNNLLCQFQADILGTAVIRPRIIETTSLGAAYLAGLAVGFWKSTKEIERYGRADKVFKPQNTAKSKELYEGWKKAVERTLEK
- a CDS encoding alpha/beta fold hydrolase codes for the protein MQVVQLIKEDGIEYIKSQCDDPQAVLLLVHGLGAHTGRWQFLSEYFKQNNVSSYAVELKGFGRTKGLKGHIDSLRTYYKDILLLYKMIKKDHPGKKIFILGESMGALISFMIAISYGDLFDGLICISPAFASRIKFPPGQMISILLSVIFAPRKQFIVPFNSKMCTRDTQYQNVMDQNPDEHRFATPRLLLEIIFAQILSAMNAKKIKIPVLFLLAGDDKDTLVDPPAAKKIFKKLKVDDKKLIQYPEMLHALSIEKGREKVFDDIMQWLKKED
- a CDS encoding ATP-binding cassette domain-containing protein gives rise to the protein MTARDLFKAFGKTIAVDHISFDVSCGQCFGLLGPNGAGKTTTINMLVTLLKPTSGSASVAGFDVIKNKNDVRKSIGIVFQEPALDSKLTGKENLEFHAMMYGIGPKERNAKIKDLLDLVELTEKQDVLVSNYSGGMKRRLEIARGLIQKPKVLFLDEPTLGLDSQTRRLIWEYIKKLNKEKGVTIILTTHYMEEADYLCDRIAIIDHGKIVAIDTPDELKKLTGKEDLEDVFIHFTGNKIRNIEERERYW
- a CDS encoding ABC transporter permease, whose protein sequence is MVMIELRAIYILWLREMKKFTRAKERIIGSIAMPFMFLAFLGFGFGKMSIPGLDKNISYMNYLVPGTIGMNMLFSSMFAGISVLWDREFGFLKEIMVAPVSRISIALGRIAGGATTGMIQGILLFFVSFSLGFNISYLPLYRIVPGFFLMIVFMVLMALVFLSLGLSFASNMKDAQGFELIINFVMFPLFFLSGAVSPISNLPVWIRVFSYLNPLTYGVDGIRWALLGSSHFHIFYDLFISTLAAFFMVSLASYFFERSEGV
- a CDS encoding carboxypeptidase regulatory-like domain-containing protein, with product MQKNKINNRLVCYSALIAILGIFLYGCSATPVPAGPHSLSGTVSGVSPVTVNLSGTSSGATTTSSSGYYSFTGLDDGYYIVRPSKTGYSFTPYSRTVTVASADATGINFDLNGPPETSEAE